A single region of the Novosphingobium sp. genome encodes:
- a CDS encoding glycoside hydrolase family 3 C-terminal domain-containing protein — translation MTPSLLLALLSPQAQTAIEQTIAHMTVEEKAAQLQSGATALPKAKLPAYDYWNEGLHGLARNGVATVFPQAIGLAATWDQPLMQRVGDVISTEARARYNGLPKGGDRLRYQGLTIWSPNINIYRDPRWGRGQETYGEDPYLTGHMAKGFVTGLQGPDLAHPKVIATPKHLAVHSGPEAGRDSFSVEVSPRDMEETYSAAFRTALVEGKALSVMCAYNALHGVPVCASPDLMGRRLRQYWNFGGLTVSDCDAIGNITHYHFYTPDDAAGSAAALKAGTDLDCGRTYAALPDAVKRGLVGEDVLDSALSRVFAARALLGDAFGQTSPWSRIAPSQVDTAEHRALALEAARKSIVLLQNKGNRLPLAVGAKIAVIGPNADALDVLEANYHGTASHPVTPLEGLRARFGADKVLYAQGSAVAEGVPVTIPEDALSADGKPGLKGEYFATPDFSGTPRLTRQDRHVDFDWDRASPAPGLPAKGYAVRWTGQITPPAAGDYRLHLEIPRCFDCGGHDPVRLWIDGEERIADSGDGKNIATDLTFADTKPHQLRIEYRHTGEDGGIGLRWIAPAQSQRDQAVAVAQNADAVVAFIGLSPSVEGEALQIEVPGFAGGDRTAIELPEPQRKLLEAVAATGKPLVLVLMSGGAVAMPWARDHADAVLAAWYPGEAGGTALADVLSGAANPSGRLPLTFYAGTRDLPAFADYNMRERTYRYYTGKPVWGFGHGLSYTSFTYGQPALSAPAADRSVSATIAVTNSGTREGDEVVQAYLAAPQVGDGSFNDPVLQRSLVGFQRVHLKPGETQQVRFDIDARGQSTVDRAGLRKLRHGAYHLWIGAGQPGDGPGAQADYTVQTEAEIAP, via the coding sequence GTGACCCCCAGCCTGCTTCTGGCCCTGCTCAGCCCGCAAGCCCAGACCGCCATCGAACAGACCATCGCCCATATGACGGTCGAGGAAAAAGCCGCCCAGCTTCAAAGCGGCGCCACCGCGCTGCCCAAGGCCAAGCTGCCCGCCTATGACTATTGGAACGAGGGCCTCCACGGTCTGGCGCGCAATGGCGTGGCCACGGTCTTCCCGCAAGCGATTGGCCTTGCCGCGACATGGGACCAGCCGCTGATGCAAAGGGTCGGCGATGTCATCTCGACCGAGGCGCGGGCGCGCTACAATGGCCTGCCCAAGGGCGGAGACCGCCTGCGCTATCAGGGGCTGACGATCTGGTCGCCCAACATCAACATCTATCGCGATCCCCGCTGGGGGCGCGGGCAGGAAACCTATGGCGAGGACCCCTATCTTACCGGCCATATGGCCAAAGGGTTCGTCACAGGACTGCAGGGCCCCGATCTGGCCCATCCCAAGGTCATCGCCACGCCCAAGCATCTGGCCGTCCATTCCGGGCCCGAGGCCGGGCGCGACAGTTTCTCCGTCGAGGTCTCGCCGCGTGATATGGAGGAAACATATTCCGCCGCCTTCCGCACCGCGCTGGTCGAGGGCAAGGCGCTCTCGGTGATGTGCGCCTACAATGCACTGCATGGCGTGCCGGTCTGCGCCTCGCCCGATCTGATGGGTAGGCGCCTGAGGCAGTACTGGAACTTCGGCGGGCTGACGGTGTCGGATTGCGACGCCATCGGCAACATCACCCATTATCATTTCTACACGCCCGACGATGCCGCTGGTTCTGCCGCCGCGCTGAAGGCCGGGACGGATCTGGACTGCGGGCGCACCTATGCCGCCCTGCCCGATGCCGTGAAGCGCGGCCTTGTGGGTGAGGATGTGCTGGACAGCGCCCTTTCCCGCGTCTTTGCCGCGCGCGCCTTGCTGGGTGACGCCTTCGGCCAGACCAGCCCCTGGAGCCGCATCGCCCCGTCGCAAGTCGATACGGCCGAGCATCGCGCCCTGGCGCTGGAGGCGGCGCGCAAGAGCATCGTGCTGCTCCAGAACAAGGGCAACCGCCTGCCGCTGGCGGTGGGCGCGAAGATCGCGGTGATCGGCCCCAATGCCGATGCGCTCGATGTGCTGGAGGCCAATTACCACGGCACCGCCTCGCACCCGGTCACCCCGCTGGAGGGCCTGCGCGCCCGCTTCGGCGCCGACAAGGTGCTCTATGCGCAGGGCTCTGCGGTGGCCGAGGGCGTGCCCGTCACCATCCCCGAGGATGCGCTCTCCGCCGATGGCAAGCCCGGCCTGAAGGGCGAGTATTTCGCCACGCCTGACTTTTCCGGAACGCCGCGCCTGACGCGGCAGGATCGCCATGTCGATTTCGACTGGGATCGCGCCTCGCCCGCGCCGGGCCTGCCTGCGAAAGGTTACGCGGTGCGCTGGACGGGGCAGATCACCCCGCCCGCCGCCGGGGACTACCGTCTGCATCTCGAAATCCCGCGCTGCTTCGATTGCGGCGGCCATGATCCGGTCCGCCTCTGGATCGATGGCGAGGAACGCATCGCCGACAGCGGCGACGGCAAAAACATCGCCACCGATCTGACCTTTGCCGACACAAAACCGCACCAGTTGCGCATCGAATACCGCCACACCGGCGAGGATGGCGGCATCGGCCTGCGCTGGATCGCCCCGGCCCAGAGCCAGCGCGACCAGGCCGTGGCCGTCGCGCAGAACGCCGATGCGGTGGTGGCCTTTATCGGCCTCTCCCCCAGCGTCGAGGGCGAGGCGCTGCAAATCGAGGTGCCCGGCTTTGCGGGCGGCGACCGCACCGCCATCGAACTGCCCGAACCCCAGCGTAAATTGCTCGAAGCCGTGGCCGCCACCGGCAAGCCGCTGGTGCTGGTGCTGATGTCAGGCGGCGCGGTGGCCATGCCATGGGCACGCGATCATGCCGATGCCGTGCTGGCCGCGTGGTATCCCGGCGAGGCAGGCGGCACCGCTCTGGCCGATGTTCTGTCGGGCGCGGCCAATCCCTCGGGGCGCCTGCCGCTCACCTTTTACGCTGGCACCCGCGATCTGCCCGCCTTCGCTGATTACAACATGCGCGAGCGGACCTATCGCTATTACACCGGCAAGCCGGTCTGGGGCTTCGGCCATGGGCTGAGCTACACCAGCTTCACCTATGGCCAGCCCGCGCTCTCCGCCCCCGCCGCCGACCGCTCGGTCAGCGCCACCATTGCCGTGACCAACAGCGGGACGCGTGAGGGCGATGAGGTGGTTCAGGCCTATCTGGCCGCGCCCCAGGTTGGCGACGGCTCTTTCAACGATCCGGTGCTGCAGCGCAGTCTGGTCGGCTTCCAGCGGGTGCATCTGAAACCCGGCGAGACGCAGCAGGTCCGCTTCGACATCGACGCACGCGGGCAAAGCACCGTGGATCGCGCGGGCCTTCGCAAGCTGCGCCACGGGGCGTATCATCTGTGGATCGGCGCGGGCCAGCCGGGTGACGGGCCGGGCGCGCAAGCCGACTACACCGTCCAGACCGAGGCGGAGATTGCCCCATGA
- a CDS encoding glycoside hydrolase family 125 protein, giving the protein MITHRRSLLKTGATLMAGAMASGATQAFAAPPPTPQATPIPTTPAPGRTTDLNSRRPAPGDRKFTSPAVEARILEVTKQIADPELAWMFANCYPNTLDTTVRMGTEEGKPDAFVITGDIPCLWLRDSSAQVWPYLPLAKGDPQLQALFTGLIARQARCLLIDPYANAFMQDPQARTNLSWSLHDQTDMKPGVAERKWELDSLCWPLRLAAGYWQATGDKRPFDALWADGARATLRTMREQQRLHDNGPYSFRRPDGNATETLMLFGYGAASRKVGLIHSMFRPSDDACTFPFLIPSNLFAASALKGLAKVAAETRGDTALAREASDLALELDKALLRYGRMAGPDGRPVWAFEVDGFGNGFFMDDANVPGLSSLAYLGAVPRNDAIFRRTEALCWSTRNPYFFKGAYEGIGGPHAGLGMIWPMSMITRALTSDSPAEIRLMLRALKATHAGTGFIHEAFQQDNPGTFTRSWFAWANSMFGELILDVARRFPTLLSQKLEGQA; this is encoded by the coding sequence ATGATCACTCATCGCCGCTCCCTGCTGAAAACTGGCGCCACGCTGATGGCGGGTGCCATGGCGTCAGGCGCGACGCAGGCCTTTGCCGCACCGCCTCCGACGCCTCAGGCGACACCGATCCCCACGACGCCCGCGCCGGGGCGCACGACCGATCTCAATTCGCGCCGCCCGGCGCCGGGGGATCGCAAGTTCACCAGCCCTGCCGTCGAGGCGCGCATTCTTGAGGTGACGAAGCAGATCGCCGACCCCGAGCTGGCGTGGATGTTCGCCAATTGCTATCCGAACACGCTCGACACGACCGTGCGGATGGGGACGGAAGAGGGCAAGCCCGATGCCTTCGTCATCACCGGCGATATCCCCTGCCTGTGGCTGCGTGACAGCAGCGCCCAGGTCTGGCCCTATCTGCCGCTGGCGAAAGGTGATCCGCAGCTTCAGGCGCTTTTCACCGGGCTGATCGCGCGGCAGGCACGCTGTCTGCTGATCGACCCTTACGCCAATGCCTTTATGCAGGACCCGCAGGCGCGCACCAATCTCTCATGGTCGCTACACGACCAGACCGACATGAAACCCGGCGTGGCCGAGCGCAAATGGGAGCTGGATTCGCTATGCTGGCCGCTGCGTCTGGCGGCAGGCTATTGGCAGGCGACGGGGGACAAGCGCCCCTTCGACGCGCTCTGGGCCGATGGCGCGCGCGCCACATTGCGGACCATGCGCGAACAGCAGCGCCTGCACGACAATGGCCCCTACAGCTTCCGCCGTCCGGATGGGAATGCCACCGAAACGCTGATGCTGTTCGGCTATGGCGCGGCCAGCCGCAAGGTCGGGCTCATCCATTCGATGTTCCGCCCTTCGGACGATGCCTGCACCTTCCCCTTTCTGATCCCCTCCAACCTGTTCGCCGCCAGCGCCCTGAAAGGGCTGGCCAAAGTGGCCGCCGAGACGCGCGGCGACACGGCCTTGGCGCGCGAGGCTTCGGACCTTGCCCTCGAACTCGACAAGGCGCTGCTGCGTTACGGGCGCATGGCGGGGCCCGATGGACGCCCGGTCTGGGCCTTTGAGGTCGATGGTTTCGGCAATGGCTTCTTTATGGACGATGCCAATGTGCCGGGGCTTTCCTCTCTGGCCTATCTGGGCGCCGTGCCGCGCAACGACGCGATCTTCCGCCGCACGGAGGCCCTGTGCTGGTCCACGCGCAATCCCTATTTCTTCAAGGGCGCCTATGAGGGGATCGGCGGCCCGCATGCCGGGCTTGGCATGATCTGGCCGATGTCGATGATCACCCGCGCGCTGACCAGCGACAGCCCCGCCGAAATCCGCCTGATGCTGCGCGCCCTGAAAGCCACCCACGCGGGCACCGGCTTTATCCATGAGGCTTTCCAGCAGGACAATCCGGGCACCTTCACAAGGTCATGGTTCGCCTGGGCCAACAGCATGTTTGGCGAGCTGATCCTCGATGTGGCGCGGCGCTTCCCCACGCTCCTTTCCCAAAAGCTTGAAGGACAGGCATGA
- a CDS encoding GH92 family glycosyl hydrolase, translated as MTISLRRRDLLGAAAAGATMASTLRAATPALPGGGGPLQPDLFIGTGGHGHTYPGATLPFGMVQLSPDTDNERWDACSGYHRDDTSIMGFSHTHLSGTGIGDMLDVLVVPTRGKLELEPGPLDNPDAGYRQRFSGEHAEPGYYRVQLESGVLAELTTTERTGLHRYTFPAGPAHILIDFAHCKQEAPGEPVLIDKASLNWDGETLTGSRQVFRWAKGRLIHFALQLSRRPDRIAFFGDDNRPAGESQVSGHRLKVALFFDDAGGQPIVLRTGISGVDVKGARTNLADEVHGWDFDRYRRAAAARWHDHLGMLRVEGGSPDQRAIMASALYHSLLAPTQFTDSDGRYMGMDGAIHTAPEGQSAFSSYSLWDTYRALHPLITLIAPDKARQFTQDLIRQATQSRFGPSVWPLQGVETGCMIGWHAVVVMAEAIIKGIPGDYAQAWPAIRKRAFDPAAPDQDNSLGRDYYDSRGWIPADKIFESVSRTLEYAYDDHAMAVIADKVGAHEDASALRKRALNYAHLFDAQRGFMRPRLDNGLFAEPYDPVALGHSSQWRDFTESNGWQATFLNQHDIYGLIALFGGAERFAAQLDGLFSAPSVLPANAPPDISGLVGQYAHGNEPSHHVAYLYAYAGQPWKTQAMVRRLCHEMYKADPDGVIGNDDCGQMSAWFVLSALGFYPVDPVSGVYVFGSPLFDRVEVKLGDNAARLVVEAQGNAPDAPYIQSVEWRGQNWSKGWISHEELRKGGRLVFRMSTTPNKGFASAAQDRPPSFGRSPA; from the coding sequence ATGACGATCTCCCTGCGCCGTCGCGATCTGCTGGGCGCCGCCGCGGCAGGCGCCACCATGGCTTCCACCTTGCGCGCCGCTACGCCGGCTCTGCCCGGCGGGGGCGGCCCGCTGCAGCCCGACCTGTTCATCGGCACGGGCGGCCATGGCCATACCTATCCGGGCGCGACGCTGCCTTTCGGCATGGTGCAATTGAGCCCCGACACCGACAATGAGCGCTGGGATGCCTGCTCGGGCTATCACCGTGACGACACGTCGATCATGGGCTTTTCGCACACGCATCTGTCGGGCACCGGCATTGGCGACATGCTCGATGTGCTGGTGGTGCCGACGCGCGGCAAGCTGGAGCTGGAGCCCGGCCCGCTCGACAACCCCGATGCGGGCTATCGCCAGCGCTTTTCCGGCGAGCATGCCGAGCCCGGCTATTACCGCGTCCAGCTTGAAAGCGGCGTGCTGGCCGAGCTGACCACCACCGAGCGTACCGGCCTGCATCGCTACACCTTCCCTGCCGGCCCCGCGCATATCCTGATCGACTTTGCCCATTGCAAGCAGGAAGCCCCCGGCGAGCCGGTGCTGATCGACAAGGCCTCTCTAAACTGGGATGGCGAGACGCTGACCGGCAGTCGGCAGGTGTTCCGCTGGGCCAAGGGGCGGCTGATCCATTTCGCGCTGCAACTCTCGCGCAGGCCGGACCGGATCGCCTTCTTCGGGGATGACAACCGCCCGGCGGGTGAAAGCCAGGTCAGCGGTCACCGCCTGAAAGTGGCTCTGTTCTTCGACGATGCCGGGGGCCAGCCGATTGTGCTGCGCACCGGGATTTCGGGCGTGGACGTCAAGGGCGCGCGGACCAATCTGGCCGATGAAGTCCATGGCTGGGACTTCGACCGCTATCGCCGCGCCGCCGCCGCGCGCTGGCACGATCATCTGGGCATGCTGCGGGTGGAAGGGGGCAGCCCCGACCAGCGCGCGATCATGGCCAGCGCGCTCTATCACAGCCTGTTGGCGCCCACCCAGTTCACCGACAGCGATGGCCGCTACATGGGCATGGATGGCGCGATCCACACGGCGCCCGAGGGCCAGAGCGCCTTCAGCTCCTATTCGCTATGGGACACCTATCGCGCGCTGCACCCGCTGATCACACTGATCGCGCCCGACAAGGCCCGCCAGTTCACGCAGGATCTGATCCGGCAGGCCACGCAGAGCCGCTTTGGCCCCTCGGTCTGGCCGCTGCAGGGGGTGGAAACCGGCTGCATGATCGGCTGGCACGCGGTGGTGGTGATGGCTGAGGCGATCATCAAGGGCATCCCCGGCGACTATGCCCAAGCCTGGCCCGCCATCCGCAAGCGCGCCTTCGATCCCGCCGCCCCCGATCAGGACAACAGCCTTGGGCGCGACTATTACGACAGCCGAGGCTGGATTCCGGCGGACAAGATCTTTGAATCGGTCAGCCGCACGCTGGAATATGCCTATGACGACCACGCCATGGCCGTCATCGCGGACAAGGTCGGCGCGCATGAAGATGCGTCGGCCCTGCGCAAGCGTGCGCTGAATTACGCGCATCTCTTCGATGCGCAGCGCGGCTTTATGCGACCCCGGCTCGACAACGGGCTGTTTGCCGAACCTTACGATCCGGTCGCACTGGGCCATTCCTCGCAATGGCGCGATTTTACCGAGAGCAACGGCTGGCAGGCAACCTTCCTCAACCAGCACGATATCTACGGCCTGATCGCCCTGTTCGGCGGGGCGGAGCGCTTTGCCGCGCAGCTCGACGGGCTGTTCAGCGCGCCCTCGGTGCTGCCCGCCAATGCCCCGCCCGACATCAGCGGTCTGGTCGGCCAATACGCCCATGGCAATGAGCCGAGCCATCACGTCGCCTATCTCTATGCCTATGCGGGACAGCCGTGGAAGACGCAGGCGATGGTCCGCCGCCTGTGCCACGAGATGTACAAGGCCGACCCGGATGGCGTGATCGGCAATGACGATTGCGGGCAGATGAGCGCCTGGTTCGTGCTGAGCGCCTTGGGCTTCTATCCGGTCGATCCGGTCAGCGGGGTCTATGTCTTCGGCTCGCCCTTGTTCGACCGGGTGGAGGTGAAGCTGGGCGACAATGCCGCGCGGCTGGTGGTCGAGGCGCAGGGGAACGCGCCGGACGCGCCCTATATCCAGTCGGTCGAATGGCGCGGCCAGAACTGGAGCAAGGGCTGGATCAGCCATGAGGAACTGCGCAAGGGCGGGCGTCTGGTGTTCCGCATGAGCACCACGCCGAACAAGGGTTTCGCCAGCGCTGCCCAAGACCGCCCCCCATCCTTCGGTCGCAGCCCGGCGTGA
- a CDS encoding alpha-L-fucosidase, with protein sequence MKAHLTRRRILASGLTAAGAAAAHPALARLAHGPAAAAPAPAPDGATPSARQWAWHGREYYGFVHFSMNTFTDKEWGYGDEDIKLFNPTDFNPDQIVAAAKAGGMHGLILTAKHHDGFCLWPTPLTEHCIRNTPYKGGKGDIVREMADACHRAGMPFGLYLSPWDRNHAEYGRPAYIDYYRAQLTDLCTNYGSLFEVWFDGANGGDGYYGGSRETRKIDAPRYYNWPSIIALVHKLQPMACTFDPLGADIRWVGNEDGKAGDPCWPTMPNEPYEQAVGNSGLRGGAIWWPAETDVSIRPGWFYHEDEDTQVKSPARLMEIYDQSVGRGTNLLLNIPPDRRGQIAEPDVAALTAFGDALRGSFAVDLARKAVAHASTSRGPAFAPAKVLDGQRDTYWSTQDGVTTPELTLDLAPGAFDTIRLREYLPLGVRVTRFAVDLAGEDGAWHEVARHESIGAQRIIRLPAPQQARRLRLRILEGTAAPAISEVALFRSVAPRHLAPSLAKGNRTLDRSGWRVAQASAPGAEVVLDGNAATAWHAPAPGTLTLDMGRSERLAGFALTPTRHAEQGSSPPARYTVEWSADGQSWQAAGSGEFSNIAYARATQRIHFSTPVSARWLRFAFPASSLGEGVLSIAEISAFAPDGG encoded by the coding sequence ATGAAAGCCCATCTGACCCGTCGCCGCATTCTGGCCTCGGGCCTTACCGCTGCTGGCGCCGCCGCCGCGCATCCAGCGCTGGCCCGTCTGGCCCATGGCCCCGCCGCCGCCGCGCCCGCACCCGCACCCGATGGCGCCACGCCCTCGGCGCGCCAGTGGGCCTGGCATGGCCGCGAGTATTACGGCTTCGTCCATTTCTCGATGAACACCTTCACCGACAAGGAATGGGGTTATGGCGACGAGGACATCAAGCTGTTCAACCCCACCGACTTCAACCCCGACCAGATCGTGGCGGCGGCGAAAGCGGGCGGCATGCACGGCCTGATCCTGACGGCCAAGCACCACGACGGCTTCTGCCTCTGGCCCACGCCGCTGACCGAGCACTGCATCCGCAACACGCCCTACAAGGGCGGCAAGGGCGATATCGTGCGCGAGATGGCCGATGCCTGCCACCGCGCGGGGATGCCTTTCGGCCTCTATCTCTCGCCCTGGGATCGCAACCATGCCGAGTATGGCCGCCCGGCCTATATCGACTATTACCGCGCCCAACTGACCGATCTTTGCACCAACTATGGCTCACTGTTCGAAGTGTGGTTCGATGGCGCCAATGGCGGCGACGGCTATTACGGGGGATCGCGCGAAACCCGCAAGATCGACGCCCCGCGCTACTACAACTGGCCCTCGATCATCGCACTGGTTCACAAGCTGCAGCCGATGGCCTGCACCTTCGATCCGCTGGGCGCGGACATCCGCTGGGTTGGCAATGAGGATGGCAAGGCGGGCGATCCCTGCTGGCCGACCATGCCCAACGAACCCTATGAGCAGGCCGTGGGCAATTCGGGCCTGCGCGGCGGGGCGATCTGGTGGCCCGCCGAGACCGATGTCTCGATCCGCCCCGGCTGGTTCTATCACGAGGATGAGGATACGCAGGTCAAATCCCCGGCCCGGCTGATGGAGATCTATGACCAGTCGGTGGGGCGCGGCACCAATCTGCTGCTCAACATTCCGCCCGACCGGCGCGGCCAGATCGCCGAGCCCGATGTCGCGGCCCTCACCGCCTTTGGCGATGCGCTGCGCGGCAGCTTTGCGGTCGATCTGGCGCGCAAGGCGGTGGCCCATGCCAGCACAAGCCGGGGCCCGGCCTTCGCCCCGGCCAAGGTGCTGGATGGCCAGCGCGACACCTATTGGAGCACGCAAGATGGCGTGACCACGCCCGAGCTGACCCTGGATCTGGCGCCGGGCGCGTTCGACACGATCCGCCTGCGAGAGTATCTGCCGCTGGGCGTGCGGGTGACGCGCTTTGCGGTCGATCTGGCCGGAGAGGATGGCGCATGGCACGAGGTCGCCCGCCACGAGAGCATCGGGGCGCAGCGCATCATCCGCCTGCCCGCGCCGCAGCAGGCCCGGCGCCTGCGTCTGCGCATTCTGGAAGGCACCGCCGCGCCCGCCATCAGCGAGGTCGCGCTGTTCCGCTCGGTCGCGCCGCGTCATCTGGCGCCGAGCCTCGCCAAGGGCAATCGCACGCTCGACCGCAGCGGCTGGCGCGTGGCTCAGGCCAGCGCTCCCGGCGCGGAGGTCGTGCTGGATGGCAATGCCGCAACGGCATGGCATGCTCCGGCCCCCGGCACGCTGACACTGGACATGGGCCGCAGCGAAAGGCTGGCAGGCTTTGCCCTGACCCCCACCCGCCATGCCGAACAGGGCAGCAGCCCGCCGGCGCGCTACACCGTTGAATGGAGCGCGGATGGCCAGAGCTGGCAGGCTGCCGGCTCGGGCGAGTTTTCCAACATCGCCTATGCGCGCGCCACCCAGCGCATTCATTTCAGCACGCCGGTCAGCGCACGCTGGCTGCGCTTTGCCTTCCCCGCATCCTCTTTGGGCGAGGGCGTGTTGTCGATCGCGGAAATCTCGGCCTTTGCCCCCGATGGGGGTTGA
- a CDS encoding GntR family transcriptional regulator, translated as MSVVHNIGALDETIAGPRYIRLQNLIRDAVKEQRLGVGQALPSERELCDSYGLSRVTIRKAIDGLVEDGLLERRQGAGTFVMGRQAASGTSRVEKSFAMLSSFSEDMLSRGRKPGNAWLDRAEGAVNPEEALALGLSPRSLVYRFMRIRYADGLPMALEQATLPGWGLPSIDAVDSSLYDALDKFGHRPVRALQRVRAIGFSEEHAELLKIAVGDPCLFIERRAFLADGRAIEVTHSWYRGDAYDLVAELSDT; from the coding sequence ATGTCCGTCGTTCACAACATTGGCGCCCTGGATGAAACCATCGCGGGGCCGCGCTATATTCGGTTGCAGAACCTGATCCGCGACGCTGTGAAGGAGCAGCGCCTCGGCGTCGGTCAGGCCCTGCCCAGCGAGCGTGAGCTTTGCGACAGCTATGGCCTGTCCCGCGTGACCATCCGCAAGGCCATCGACGGGCTGGTCGAGGACGGTCTGCTCGAGAGGCGGCAGGGGGCGGGCACCTTTGTGATGGGCCGTCAGGCGGCCTCGGGCACCTCGCGCGTGGAAAAGAGCTTCGCGATGCTCTCCTCCTTTTCGGAGGATATGCTCTCGCGCGGGCGCAAGCCGGGCAATGCCTGGCTCGACCGGGCCGAGGGCGCGGTCAATCCCGAGGAAGCGCTGGCGCTGGGGCTGTCGCCGCGTTCGCTGGTCTATCGTTTCATGCGCATCCGCTATGCCGATGGGCTGCCCATGGCGCTGGAGCAGGCCACGCTGCCGGGCTGGGGGCTGCCCTCGATTGATGCGGTGGACAGCTCGCTCTATGACGCGCTGGACAAGTTCGGGCACCGGCCGGTGCGCGCCCTGCAGCGCGTGCGCGCCATCGGTTTCAGCGAGGAGCATGCCGAATTGCTGAAAATCGCGGTGGGCGACCCCTGCCTGTTTATCGAGCGCCGTGCCTTCCTTGCCGACGGCCGCGCGATCGAGGTCACTCATTCATGGTATCGCGGCGATGCCTATGATCTGGTTGCCGAACTGAGCGATACCTAA
- a CDS encoding malonyl-CoA decarboxylase encodes MLRAHRMSALLDTMLDTVFERARSIRPPWRARPAPPSEDVTAASLLAMAQDLLGERSQSSGVGIAKRILADYAALDPNQKLEFFRGLVEDFAPAPEPIATAWSAYLARPGPITLAAVTKAAEPPRQELLRRLNQAPSATGDLVRLRADLLEALPAHPDLAPLDADLVHLLRSWFNRGFLVLRRIDWASPADFLERIIRYEAVHSIATWAALRDRLLPQDRRCYAFVHPAMPDEPLIFVEVALCAQIPGSIQTLLAPDRPELPVDQARAAAFYSISNCQAGLAGISFGQFLIKQVVEDLSREFPALDTFVTLSPLPGFQRWLDTQGEETLPADLPLEDPRAARRMALGAHYLLCAKDRRGRAVDPVARFHLGNGARVERLCWMGDTSAKGMAQSGGLMVNYLYDPATLEANHEAFSREGTVAASPALRTLLRGVEAVAA; translated from the coding sequence ATGTTGCGCGCCCATCGCATGAGTGCCCTGCTCGACACAATGCTCGACACCGTGTTCGAACGTGCCCGCTCGATCCGCCCGCCATGGCGCGCACGCCCCGCCCCGCCATCGGAGGATGTGACCGCCGCCAGCCTGCTGGCCATGGCGCAGGATCTGCTGGGTGAGCGCAGCCAGTCATCGGGCGTGGGCATTGCCAAACGCATTCTGGCCGATTACGCCGCGCTGGACCCAAACCAGAAACTCGAATTTTTCCGAGGGCTGGTCGAAGATTTCGCCCCCGCCCCCGAACCCATCGCGACGGCATGGAGCGCCTATCTGGCCAGGCCGGGCCCGATCACCCTGGCCGCCGTCACCAAGGCCGCCGAACCGCCGCGCCAGGAACTGCTCAGGCGCCTCAATCAGGCGCCATCGGCCACGGGCGATCTGGTGCGCCTGCGCGCCGACCTGCTGGAGGCCTTGCCCGCCCATCCCGATCTGGCGCCGCTCGACGCCGATCTGGTGCATCTGCTGCGCTCATGGTTCAACCGGGGTTTTCTGGTGCTGCGCCGGATCGACTGGGCCAGCCCCGCCGATTTTCTCGAACGGATCATCCGTTACGAGGCGGTGCATTCGATCGCCACATGGGCCGCCTTGCGCGACCGCCTGCTGCCGCAGGACCGGCGCTGCTATGCCTTCGTTCACCCGGCGATGCCCGATGAACCGCTGATCTTCGTCGAGGTCGCGCTTTGCGCACAGATCCCCGGCTCGATCCAGACCTTGCTGGCACCCGACCGCCCCGAATTGCCTGTCGATCAGGCGCGGGCAGCGGCGTTCTATTCGATCTCGAACTGTCAGGCTGGCCTCGCCGGGATTTCCTTCGGCCAGTTCCTCATCAAGCAGGTGGTGGAGGATCTGTCGCGCGAGTTTCCCGCGCTCGACACCTTCGTCACGCTCTCCCCCCTCCCCGGTTTCCAGCGCTGGCTGGACACGCAGGGCGAGGAAACCCTCCCCGCCGATCTGCCGCTGGAGGACCCGCGCGCCGCAAGGCGCATGGCGCTGGGAGCCCACTATCTGCTCTGCGCGAAGGACCGGCGGGGGCGTGCGGTCGATCCGGTGGCGCGCTTCCATCTGGGCAATGGCGCGCGGGTCGAGCGCCTCTGCTGGATGGGCGACACATCGGCCAAGGGCATGGCGCAGTCGGGCGGGCTGATGGTCAACTACCTCTATGACCCCGCCACGCTGGAGGCCAATCACGAAGCCTTCTCACGCGAAGGCACCGTGGCCGCCAGCCCCGCGCTGCGCACATTGCTGCGCGGGGTCGAGGCCGTGGCGGCCTAG